The proteins below come from a single Mesobacillus jeotgali genomic window:
- a CDS encoding MASE3 domain-containing protein — MEKSMSEGRFLVYIVAAVMLLMLIHLYHADLSSYLNPENYLAIHTILEFFSIAVSFSIFSYGWKVFGISKSRKILMLSFLFFIVGMLDLLHTLTFKGMPFFITESSIAKATWFWVTARSIEALMMVLVLMLPERKLQQDPRRICLAICTGVIGVIMFVIFKYEQSLPLLVIEGKGTTILKNLIEYGVSFLHFISIVISLYFYNEGKNGQHLYVALAFTFLFLSELVFTIYQSVYDIDNFTGHLYKAIGYFFIMRGFYFSAIADDSFLKDPPEKLWRRTEEMIHSHYGIIFKLSKQGNDFIHHIVGGGLLDDLGFTPNDINGKTLGEFLPEKAGRIERYYDCVWKNNEKIVFEIEIGGNTYAISLMPVMNNGEVVEIAGAVMGIVRYSRLDRCSRNTKANAL, encoded by the coding sequence ATGGAGAAGAGCATGTCGGAGGGAAGGTTTCTCGTTTACATTGTAGCTGCGGTCATGCTTTTGATGCTGATCCATCTCTATCATGCCGACCTTTCGTCCTATTTGAATCCTGAAAATTATCTTGCCATCCATACGATTTTGGAATTTTTCAGTATTGCTGTTTCCTTTTCAATCTTTTCATACGGCTGGAAAGTTTTCGGTATTTCGAAATCCCGGAAAATCCTGATGCTGAGCTTTTTATTTTTCATAGTCGGAATGCTCGACTTATTGCACACACTTACTTTCAAAGGGATGCCCTTTTTTATAACCGAAAGCTCGATTGCGAAGGCGACATGGTTCTGGGTGACGGCACGCAGTATTGAAGCATTGATGATGGTGCTTGTCCTCATGTTGCCCGAACGCAAGCTGCAGCAGGATCCAAGGCGTATCTGCCTGGCAATTTGTACAGGTGTTATAGGTGTCATCATGTTCGTGATTTTCAAGTATGAACAAAGCCTCCCGCTGCTCGTCATTGAAGGCAAAGGGACAACCATCTTGAAAAACCTCATAGAATACGGTGTCAGTTTCCTTCACTTCATCTCTATTGTCATATCGCTTTATTTTTATAACGAAGGCAAGAACGGCCAGCATCTGTACGTAGCGCTGGCATTCACGTTTCTTTTTTTATCTGAGCTCGTGTTCACCATTTACCAGAGCGTTTATGATATCGATAATTTTACTGGACATTTATACAAGGCGATTGGCTACTTTTTCATCATGAGAGGATTTTACTTTTCGGCGATTGCGGACGACAGCTTTCTGAAGGACCCTCCCGAAAAGTTATGGAGGAGAACCGAGGAAATGATCCATAGCCACTATGGGATCATTTTTAAGCTGTCAAAGCAGGGAAATGATTTCATCCACCACATTGTCGGCGGCGGACTGCTGGACGACCTAGGCTTCACCCCGAATGATATCAATGGCAAGACCCTTGGTGAATTCCTGCCCGAAAAAGCGGGAAGAATTGAACGATACTATGACTGTGTCTGGAAAAATAATGAGAAGATTGTTTTTGAAATTGAAATTGGCGGAAATACGTATGCG
- a CDS encoding YeiH family protein: MKMKELLPRFSVPVFKGIALTLVLALAARLIAGLPFFAILGQLVIAIMLGMIWRASVGVNSGLLEGASYSSKKLLRLGIILLGFRLNLYDIYNAGTTVFLIAFANLTFALIAVYGLSRLFKVEKRLGILTACGTAICGAAAVVAIAPVIKANEKETAVGAANVAVLGTIFTILYTLIFSYLDLNALDYGVFAGGTLHEIAHVVAAADPAGQAALDLAIIVKLTRVALLVPVAILIGFLLQRKESGEAGKKMTLANLPIPWFILGFLAVSAFNTTGVVSDGAASAIVSLAYLLIGMAMAGLGLNVDFKSFRQMGGKALTAGLAGSVLLSVFGYLLVVLML, translated from the coding sequence ATGAAAATGAAAGAACTTTTGCCCCGTTTTAGCGTGCCTGTCTTCAAGGGCATTGCCTTAACCCTGGTTCTGGCACTGGCCGCGCGCTTGATCGCTGGCCTTCCATTCTTCGCGATCCTGGGACAGCTTGTCATTGCCATCATGCTTGGAATGATATGGCGGGCGTCTGTCGGAGTGAACAGCGGACTATTGGAAGGTGCCTCATATTCCAGCAAAAAGCTGCTTCGCCTCGGAATCATTTTGCTTGGATTCAGGCTGAATCTCTATGATATATACAATGCCGGAACGACGGTGTTTTTGATCGCATTCGCGAACCTTACCTTCGCTTTAATCGCTGTTTATGGATTAAGCCGGCTCTTTAAGGTCGAGAAAAGGCTTGGCATCCTGACTGCCTGCGGCACTGCGATTTGCGGAGCGGCGGCTGTCGTTGCGATCGCTCCAGTCATCAAGGCAAATGAAAAAGAAACGGCTGTCGGTGCAGCCAATGTTGCTGTGCTTGGAACGATTTTTACCATTCTTTATACCTTGATCTTCTCCTATCTCGACTTGAATGCGCTCGATTATGGTGTTTTTGCGGGAGGAACCTTGCACGAAATCGCCCATGTCGTAGCCGCTGCCGACCCGGCTGGCCAGGCAGCACTCGACCTCGCCATTATCGTAAAATTGACCAGGGTTGCGCTGCTTGTTCCAGTTGCTATTTTGATAGGGTTCCTTCTGCAGCGAAAAGAAAGCGGTGAAGCTGGTAAAAAAATGACGCTGGCTAACCTCCCGATTCCCTGGTTTATCCTTGGGTTCCTTGCGGTGAGTGCATTCAATACCACAGGAGTTGTCAGTGATGGCGCTGCGTCAGCCATCGTCAGCCTCGCCTACTTGCTCATCGGCATGGCCATGGCAGGACTCGGTTTGAATGTTGACTTCAAATCATTCAGGCAAATGGGTGGAAAGGCTCTGACAGCAGGACTTGCAGGATCTGTGCTGCTTTCGGTGTTTGGGTACTTATTGGTGGTGCTAATGCTGTAG
- a CDS encoding FAD-binding oxidoreductase, with translation MAGYIDELKKVIGEELVTVNETVLELHGRDESYHEPRLPDVVVFPQDKEDVSKVLKFANERKIPVVAFGLGTSLEGHVIPVNGGISLDLSQMNSIVEVKESDFLVKVQPGVTRSVLNKELKKYGLFFTVDPGADATLGGMAATNASGTTSVRYGIMRDQVRDLEVVLANGDIIHTGSLAAKSSSGIHLNGMFVGSEGTLGVITELTLKVYGIPEAITAGRAVFPSVKNAVDAVVGILAGGIPVARIEFVDAESVKKVNEFMETDYEESTTLFMEFHGNEAGLAQDVEFATEILKDHGCYNFQFEADSKARNQLWEARHNLLYAYKHTAGKKSIMLTDVSVPVSELTGAILHTRELIDASAIEGSIVGHVGDGNYHVLLLMDKENPVEVKEGERINQEIVHYALKRGGTCTGEHGVGLGKAKYQRLEHGAAYDVMKSIKKTLDPNGILNPGKIFVE, from the coding sequence ATGGCAGGCTACATAGATGAGTTGAAGAAGGTCATAGGTGAGGAACTTGTAACGGTGAATGAAACGGTTTTGGAGCTTCATGGCCGGGATGAATCATATCACGAACCGCGCCTGCCGGATGTCGTTGTATTCCCGCAGGATAAAGAGGATGTCAGCAAGGTGCTCAAATTCGCAAATGAGCGGAAAATTCCTGTCGTGGCTTTCGGATTGGGAACAAGTCTGGAAGGACATGTCATCCCGGTGAATGGCGGAATTTCTCTTGACCTTTCACAGATGAATTCCATCGTTGAAGTGAAGGAAAGCGACTTTCTCGTCAAAGTCCAGCCTGGCGTAACACGTTCTGTCCTGAATAAAGAGCTGAAGAAATATGGCTTGTTTTTCACCGTTGACCCAGGTGCAGATGCGACGCTTGGCGGGATGGCGGCAACGAATGCAAGCGGCACCACTTCAGTCCGTTACGGCATCATGCGCGACCAGGTGCGGGACCTTGAGGTTGTGCTTGCGAACGGTGACATCATCCATACCGGCAGCCTTGCAGCCAAGTCATCTTCAGGAATACATTTAAACGGCATGTTTGTCGGCTCGGAAGGAACGCTTGGTGTTATCACTGAACTTACGCTGAAAGTATATGGCATCCCAGAGGCGATCACCGCAGGGCGGGCAGTTTTTCCTTCTGTAAAAAATGCAGTCGATGCCGTGGTTGGCATTTTGGCCGGAGGCATTCCAGTGGCCAGGATCGAGTTCGTCGATGCAGAGTCGGTAAAAAAAGTGAATGAGTTCATGGAAACAGATTATGAAGAAAGCACGACGCTGTTCATGGAATTCCACGGCAACGAAGCAGGACTGGCACAGGATGTAGAGTTTGCCACTGAGATTTTGAAGGACCATGGATGCTACAACTTCCAATTCGAGGCAGACTCCAAAGCGCGCAACCAGCTTTGGGAAGCAAGGCACAATCTGCTTTACGCCTACAAACATACAGCCGGCAAGAAAAGCATCATGCTGACGGATGTCAGTGTTCCGGTTTCTGAATTGACCGGGGCGATTCTCCACACCCGTGAATTGATTGATGCTTCTGCGATTGAAGGTTCGATCGTCGGCCATGTCGGTGACGGCAACTATCACGTTTTGCTGCTGATGGACAAGGAAAACCCTGTTGAAGTAAAAGAAGGCGAACGGATCAATCAGGAAATCGTCCACTATGCACTGAAGCGGGGAGGCACCTGCACAGGAGAACATGGTGTTGGCCTGGGGAAAGCAAAATATCAGCGATTAGAGCATGGCGCTGCCTATGATGTCATGAAGTCGATTAAGAAAACCCTCGATCCGAACGGAATTCTCAATCCTGGGAAGATCTTTGTGGAATAA